The Alteripontixanthobacter sp. genome has a window encoding:
- a CDS encoding alginate lyase family protein: MIRTFIAATALAVTATASPAFAQADGAVQTAELPPLYQAEVERAKAFVSGMMEQGVVMPVPKDPGGGYTHEQHKRNYRAIYLSGQLFRITGDAAYRDYARDMLLAYADLYPTLEDHPARKNQNPGRIFWQVLNDAVWLVQAVQGYGDIRDTLSDADRTRIDDQVFRRAAHFLSVESEATFNRIHNHATWATAGVGMTGYLLGDQDMVDRALLGSDKTGTSGFLRQTELLFSPDGYYTEGPYYQRYALMPFMVFGNAISENDPDRRIFEHRDGILLKALRTTIQLTYDGYFFPFNDAIRDKSLNTDELYHGVAIAFAETRDPGLLAIADYQGRTVLSDDGLALTRALAAGEAQPFPFRSLLLSDGPEGDGGAVAILRHGDGPDHTALVAKNASQGMGHGHFDKLSWQLYDNGNEIVRDYGAARFLNIVAKEGGRYLPENTSWAKQTVAHNALVVNETSHFGGDVKVADRFAPTQLHFAADPELQISTASIDSAYSEHGVTMLRSLALLDVEGLSAPVVVDVLRASSRGEHQFDLPLHYSGHIIETGFDPARNLGPRPVLGEDDGYQHIWVDGTASPAADQAFMTWLLDGRFYTYRFVPQQGSQVILGESGANDPAFNLRREPLVIQRVAGAEKTTFASVLEQHGLYDGATEQTVASRSQIASLRHIEAGDYDLVIVQAKSGETTALAISYDNDPEASHTISVDGQDIAWTGFAARIAMSGEGD, translated from the coding sequence ATGATCCGCACCTTCATTGCAGCTACGGCTTTGGCGGTGACCGCCACGGCAAGCCCCGCATTCGCACAGGCCGATGGAGCGGTCCAGACAGCTGAACTCCCGCCACTCTACCAGGCCGAAGTCGAACGCGCGAAAGCGTTCGTATCGGGCATGATGGAGCAGGGTGTCGTGATGCCGGTGCCCAAGGATCCCGGCGGTGGTTACACGCACGAACAGCACAAGCGCAATTACCGCGCCATATACCTCTCGGGGCAGCTCTTTCGCATTACCGGCGATGCAGCCTACCGCGATTATGCGCGCGACATGTTGCTGGCTTATGCCGATCTGTATCCCACGCTGGAAGATCATCCGGCGCGCAAGAACCAGAACCCCGGACGTATATTCTGGCAAGTGCTCAACGATGCGGTGTGGCTGGTCCAGGCCGTGCAGGGTTACGGCGATATCCGCGACACGTTGTCCGATGCCGACCGCACGCGGATCGACGATCAGGTGTTTCGCCGCGCCGCGCACTTCCTCTCGGTAGAATCCGAGGCGACTTTCAACCGCATTCACAACCATGCAACCTGGGCCACTGCCGGGGTCGGTATGACCGGCTATCTGCTCGGCGATCAGGATATGGTCGATCGGGCTTTGCTGGGCTCCGACAAGACGGGCACAAGCGGCTTCCTGCGGCAGACCGAGCTGCTGTTTTCGCCCGACGGATATTACACCGAAGGCCCGTATTATCAGCGATATGCGCTGATGCCGTTCATGGTGTTCGGCAATGCGATTTCGGAAAACGATCCCGATCGCCGCATCTTCGAACATCGCGATGGGATCCTGCTGAAAGCGCTGCGCACGACCATTCAGCTGACCTATGATGGGTATTTCTTCCCATTCAACGATGCCATCCGCGACAAGAGCCTGAATACCGACGAGCTCTATCACGGCGTTGCCATCGCCTTTGCCGAAACGCGCGATCCCGGACTGCTGGCAATTGCCGATTATCAGGGGCGCACCGTGCTCTCGGACGATGGGCTCGCATTGACGCGGGCGCTGGCCGCGGGCGAAGCTCAGCCCTTTCCATTCCGCTCGCTGCTGTTGTCGGATGGGCCGGAGGGCGATGGCGGCGCGGTTGCCATCCTGCGCCATGGGGATGGGCCGGACCACACGGCGCTGGTCGCCAAGAACGCCTCGCAAGGCATGGGGCACGGCCATTTCGACAAGCTGAGCTGGCAGCTTTACGACAATGGTAACGAAATCGTGCGCGATTACGGCGCTGCGCGCTTCCTGAATATCGTCGCCAAGGAAGGCGGCCGCTATCTGCCCGAAAACACCAGCTGGGCGAAGCAGACCGTCGCTCACAATGCGCTGGTGGTTAACGAGACGAGCCATTTTGGCGGCGATGTGAAAGTGGCCGACCGCTTCGCCCCGACGCAGCTACACTTCGCCGCCGATCCGGAACTGCAGATCAGCACGGCCAGCATCGACAGCGCCTATAGCGAACACGGCGTTACGATGCTGCGCAGTCTGGCGCTGCTCGATGTCGAAGGGCTGAGCGCGCCGGTCGTGGTCGATGTCCTGCGCGCGTCGAGCAGGGGCGAACACCAGTTCGACCTGCCGCTGCACTATTCCGGCCACATCATCGAAACCGGCTTCGATCCGGCGCGCAATCTGGGCCCGCGCCCGGTGCTGGGGGAGGATGACGGTTATCAACATATCTGGGTCGATGGCACGGCCAGCCCGGCGGCGGACCAGGCCTTTATGACCTGGCTGCTTGACGGGCGGTTCTACACCTATCGTTTCGTCCCGCAGCAGGGGTCACAAGTCATTCTGGGTGAAAGCGGCGCGAACGATCCCGCTTTCAATCTGCGCCGCGAGCCGCTGGTGATCCAGCGTGTTGCGGGGGCGGAAAAAACCACTTTCGCAAGCGTGCTGGAGCAGCACGGGCTGTATGACGGCGCGACCGAGCAGACTGTCGCCAGCCGTAGCCAGATCGCCTCGCTGCGCCATATCGAAGCGGGCGATTACGACCTGGTCATCGTTCAGGCAAAGAGCGGCGAGACGACCGCACTGGCGATCTCATACGATAACGATCCGGAGGCAAGCCACACCATCTCGGTGGATGGGCAGGATATTGCCTGGACCGGCTTTGCCGCCCGCATCGCAATGTCCGGGGAGGGCGACTGA
- a CDS encoding cupin domain-containing protein — MATKIRSSSNSNSGAFVEAASVQKEDLGGGIARQILGFGPDLMVVRVWFEEGAVGDVHSHPHSQSTYVESGRFRVMVGDKVRELGAGDGFYAEPHADHGAVCLEAGVLIDTFSPVREDFLGEGG, encoded by the coding sequence ATGGCCACCAAAATTCGCAGCAGCAGCAACAGCAATAGCGGGGCCTTTGTCGAGGCAGCTTCGGTTCAGAAGGAAGATCTGGGCGGCGGCATCGCCCGCCAGATCCTCGGCTTCGGGCCGGATCTGATGGTGGTGCGCGTATGGTTCGAGGAAGGCGCGGTCGGCGATGTCCATTCGCATCCGCACAGCCAGTCCACCTATGTCGAAAGCGGACGGTTTCGCGTGATGGTGGGCGACAAGGTTCGCGAACTGGGCGCAGGCGACGGGTTTTACGCCGAACCGCATGCAGATCACGGGGCAGTCTGCCTGGAGGCGGGCGTGCTGATCGATACGTTCAGTCCGGTGCGCGAAGATTTTCTGGGTGAGGGGGGCTGA